From one Lycium ferocissimum isolate CSIRO_LF1 chromosome 7, AGI_CSIRO_Lferr_CH_V1, whole genome shotgun sequence genomic stretch:
- the LOC132063416 gene encoding probable galacturonosyltransferase-like 4: MAFWNKNVPFSSSSPSSNYFPILGLLSLFLLHPTTTTTSSSFANAIRVVAIQKPTSDDIPSFREAPAFRNGNSCSSRDIDKIQIVMPVDANYIRGTMAAVLSILQHSTCPENTSFHFLSIHLEPEIISLINSTFPYLSYKIYRFHPNRVRGKISKSIRQALDQPLNYARIYLSDILPEDVHRVIYLDSDIIVVDDIAKLWGVDLGDKVLAAPEYCHANFTTYFTDTFWSDVNLAKTFEGRRPCYFNTGVMVMDLAEWRKGEYTHKVEEWMLIQKQRRIYHLGSLPPVLLVFAGNIKAVNHRWNQHGLGGDNFEGKCRGLHPGPISLLHWSGKGKPWLRLDARKPCTIDYLWAPYDLYRSSRIALEE, encoded by the coding sequence ATGGCCTTTTGGAACAAAAATGtccccttttcttcttcatcaccatcTTCTAACTATTTTCCAATCCTAGGCCTTCTTTCCCTCTTCCTCTTGCATcctaccaccaccaccacttcGTCCTCTTTTGCTAACGCCATTCGTGTTGTTGCCATCCAAAAACCTACCTCCGATGACATTCCTTCCTTCCGGGAGGCACCTGCCTTTCGCAATGGCAACTCATGCAGCTCGCGTGACATAGATAAGATCCAAATAGTAATGCCTGTTGATGCCAATTACATTAGGGGCACCATGGCTGCAGTGTTGTCTATTTTGCAACATTCAACATGTCCAGAGAACACTTCCTTCCATTTTCTTTCCATCCATCTCGAACCTGAGATCATTTCCCTCATCAACTCTACTTTCCCTTACCTTAGCTACAAAATCTACCGTTTTCATCCTAATCGTGTTAGGGGAAAGATATCCAAGTCTATTAGACAAGCCTTGGATCAACCTCTAAATTATGCAAGAATTTACCTCTCAGATATTCTCCCTGAGGACGTGCACCGCGTTATCTACCTAGACTCAGATATCATTGTTGTCGATGACATTGCCAAGTTATGGGGGGTGGATTTGGGAGATAAAGTCCTGGCAGCACCAGAATATTGCCATGCAAACTTTACAACCTATTTTACAGACACATTTTGGTCGGACGTTAATTTAGCGAAAACATTTGAAGGAAGGCGTCCATGTTACTTCAACACAGGTGTAATGGTGATGGATCTTGCTGAATGGAGGAAAGGAGAGTACACACACAAAGTTGAAGAATGGATGTTAATACAAAAGCAAAGAAGAATTTACCATCTGGGGTCATTGCCTCCAGTTTTGCTTGTGTTTGCAGGAAACATTAAGGCAGTTAACCATAGATGGAACCAACATGGTTTAGGTGGTGACAACTTTGAAGGCAAATGTAGGGGCCTTCACCCTGGACCCATAAGCCTATTGCATTGGAGTGGCAAGGGTAAGCCATGGTTGAGACTGGATGCCAGAAAGCCCTGTACCATTGATTACTTGTGGGCCCCCTACGATCTGTATCGTTCATCCAGAATTGCGTTAGAAGAGTGA